A stretch of the Aminipila terrae genome encodes the following:
- a CDS encoding 4Fe-4S binding protein, with the protein MLKNFQKLWKKYSFILLLIFIFLSLFDFRFAVAAGVCMAAPVILAIFKGRYWCGNICPRGSFYDHVVSRFSNKRKVPEFFKSYIFRAFILTAMMTMFTLGVRDNWGDLYGIGFVFYRMIVITTVIGITFSLFYNHRTWCHFCPMGTLASLISVLRKNKKVLHVSDDCVSCKICEKQCSLGIIPYKYKGSAINHADCIQCGKCVISCPKKSISY; encoded by the coding sequence ATGTTAAAAAACTTTCAGAAATTATGGAAAAAATATTCGTTTATACTATTGCTTATTTTTATATTCTTAAGCTTATTTGATTTTAGATTTGCTGTTGCAGCAGGTGTCTGCATGGCAGCCCCTGTTATTCTTGCCATATTTAAAGGCAGGTACTGGTGTGGCAATATCTGCCCCAGAGGTAGTTTCTATGATCATGTGGTTTCCAGATTCAGTAATAAAAGGAAAGTGCCTGAATTTTTTAAGTCTTACATTTTCCGGGCGTTCATTTTAACAGCCATGATGACCATGTTTACACTGGGAGTCAGAGATAATTGGGGAGACCTTTATGGCATCGGTTTTGTTTTCTACAGAATGATTGTTATAACCACAGTTATAGGTATCACATTTTCACTATTTTATAATCACAGGACCTGGTGTCATTTCTGTCCTATGGGAACGCTGGCATCACTTATATCGGTCCTCAGAAAAAATAAAAAGGTACTACATGTATCTGACGACTGTGTATCCTGTAAAATCTGTGAAAAACAATGTTCATTAGGAATCATTCCTTATAAATATAAAGGCAGTGCAATAAACCATGCAGATTGCATCCAGTGTGGAAAGTGCGTAATCTCATGTCCGAAAAAGTCAATTAGCTATTAG
- a CDS encoding DEAD/DEAH box helicase: MENLNFKELNLSDAMKKALDFMGFEEATPIQSKAIPVVMEGHDVIGQAQTGTGKTCAFGIPAVEMIDTKHQGVQVLVLCPTRELAIQVSEEFRSLCKYKKGIKSLAIYGGQSIERQIIALKGRPQIIIGTPGRIMDHMRRHTLKFQNLKMAVLDEADEMLNMGFREDIDTIFAELPAERQTMLFSATMPKGILEIANLYMNNPEHVVTLQKEVTIDTIEQYYIEVRESSKLELLCRLIDAKNVKLGIVFCNTKWKVDELCTSLQARGYSSEALHGDMKQRERDRVMNKFRKGQVELLIATDVAARGIDVNDVEAVFNYDIPSDSEYYVHRIGRTGRAGKKGVSYSFVFGRDIYKLKDIERYTKSRITRTKPPTISSIESMKLQSATEEVMAALSAGGYSKYTEAIERILEESDDITTLDIAAALFKMKFSDLDSRNYEESELDNDFTLNKRDKFNDLIKNKGGSRQKSRNGYNSDRNRGRDRRRDSARGKDGAGRDNRSKSYNKNK, encoded by the coding sequence ATGGAAAACTTAAATTTTAAAGAATTAAACTTGTCGGATGCTATGAAAAAAGCATTGGACTTTATGGGATTTGAAGAAGCAACTCCAATACAGTCAAAGGCAATTCCGGTAGTCATGGAAGGACATGATGTGATTGGGCAGGCACAGACTGGTACGGGAAAGACTTGTGCTTTTGGAATCCCAGCAGTGGAAATGATTGACACGAAACATCAGGGAGTCCAGGTACTTGTTTTATGCCCCACCAGAGAACTGGCAATTCAGGTATCGGAAGAATTCAGAAGTCTTTGCAAGTATAAAAAAGGTATTAAATCTTTAGCGATATATGGGGGACAGTCTATTGAAAGACAAATCATAGCTCTGAAAGGCAGACCACAGATTATTATTGGTACACCTGGAAGAATCATGGACCACATGAGAAGGCATACCTTGAAATTTCAGAATCTGAAGATGGCTGTACTGGATGAAGCGGATGAAATGCTTAATATGGGTTTCAGAGAGGATATAGATACCATTTTTGCGGAGCTGCCAGCGGAAAGGCAGACCATGCTTTTTTCGGCAACCATGCCAAAAGGAATTCTGGAAATCGCAAATTTGTATATGAATAATCCGGAGCATGTGGTGACTTTACAGAAAGAAGTGACCATTGATACAATAGAGCAGTATTATATTGAGGTAAGAGAAAGTTCAAAACTGGAACTGCTGTGCAGGCTGATAGATGCTAAAAATGTAAAACTGGGCATTGTTTTCTGCAATACAAAATGGAAAGTAGATGAACTTTGTACCTCCCTTCAGGCCAGAGGATACTCATCAGAAGCATTACATGGCGACATGAAACAGCGTGAACGTGACCGGGTAATGAATAAGTTCAGAAAAGGGCAGGTTGAACTGCTGATTGCCACAGACGTTGCAGCAAGGGGCATTGATGTAAATGATGTAGAGGCTGTATTCAACTATGATATACCAAGTGATTCAGAATATTATGTTCATCGAATAGGAAGAACAGGGAGAGCCGGAAAGAAGGGGGTTTCTTACTCTTTTGTATTTGGTAGAGATATTTATAAACTTAAGGATATAGAAAGATATACAAAGTCAAGAATAACAAGAACAAAACCTCCTACTATTTCAAGTATTGAGTCCATGAAGCTTCAGTCTGCCACAGAAGAAGTGATGGCAGCGCTGTCAGCCGGAGGATATTCTAAATATACAGAAGCCATTGAAAGAATTCTTGAAGAGTCCGATGATATAACTACTCTGGATATTGCAGCTGCATTGTTTAAAATGAAATTCAGCGATTTAGACAGTAGAAATTATGAAGAGTCTGAACTGGACAATGATTTTACTCTGAATAAACGGGATAAATTTAATGATTTAATAAAAAACAAAGGCGGAAGCCGTCAGAAAAGCAGAAATGGATATAATTCTGACAGAAACCGTGGCAGAGACAGGAGACGTGATTCTGCCAGAGGCAAAGATGGAGCAGGAAGAGATAACAGAAGCAAATCTTACAATAAAAATAAATAA
- a CDS encoding universal stress protein, with product MVCVTQQKTCERLIKYGHEFLGHDDGELFIIHVAHYQFKFLGNNQEGEALEYLYEKALEYGANLTVVRSNHVLDTLVDLVDKNDISYVVLGESGEAKTEDNLVSSFSEKIKDKAELIVVPAQ from the coding sequence ATGGTTTGCGTTACCCAGCAAAAAACCTGCGAACGATTAATCAAGTATGGACATGAATTTCTCGGACATGATGATGGTGAGCTATTTATTATCCATGTAGCACATTACCAGTTCAAGTTCTTGGGCAATAATCAGGAGGGCGAAGCTTTAGAGTATTTATATGAAAAGGCTTTGGAATATGGCGCAAATTTAACGGTGGTCAGGTCTAATCACGTTTTAGATACTTTAGTGGATCTGGTAGATAAGAATGACATTTCTTATGTTGTTCTTGGCGAATCAGGAGAGGCAAAAACGGAAGATAATTTAGTCAGCTCATTTAGTGAAAAGATTAAAGACAAGGCCGAATTAATTGTAGTACCAGCACAATAG
- a CDS encoding SulP family inorganic anion transporter: MNLAKTYASELRTEFAGYNGKRFVKDLMSGMTVAAVALPLAIAFGVGSGATAAAGLVTAIIGGMIIGALSGASFQISGPTGAMTAILVTLSAKYGMQGILIACFLAGFMLVIAGILKLGRMIYFIPSSVITGFTSGIAVIIALGQLDNFFHVTSSGDLAITKFFSYFTKGFNPDPYTAAIGIMVIIIMLIWPRKWNEKVPSSLASLIFVLVFNYFAKFDVAVVGEIPKTLFLQDRLTFETLKSVELWDFFIPALSIAALAMIESLLCGASAGKMKHEKLNGDVELMAQGVGNMVIPLFGGVPATAAIARTSVAIKAGCETRVTSIMHSVVLLLSMFILAPVMSAIPLSALSGVLIVTAWRMNDWENIHYIFSHKFKSGMAKFFITMGATVVLDLTQAIIIGVAFSAVLIVVRLTDIDVTISEIDQEKLEHIGINIPRISDKISVAYLTGTIFFAVVDKLITQLSELENTKVLILSMRGVPVIDLSGVQGMIELINILHEQGTEVMFTSVQPKVLIEMQRGVL; encoded by the coding sequence ATGAACTTAGCAAAAACGTATGCATCAGAATTAAGAACAGAATTTGCGGGATACAATGGTAAAAGATTTGTAAAGGATTTGATGTCAGGTATGACAGTTGCTGCGGTAGCACTGCCTCTTGCCATTGCTTTTGGGGTCGGATCCGGAGCTACTGCAGCAGCAGGTCTTGTTACAGCAATAATAGGTGGTATGATTATAGGAGCACTTTCGGGTGCTTCTTTCCAAATTTCAGGGCCGACTGGAGCCATGACGGCTATATTGGTTACCCTGTCTGCTAAATATGGAATGCAGGGCATTTTAATAGCATGCTTTCTGGCAGGATTTATGTTAGTGATTGCAGGAATCCTGAAACTTGGCAGAATGATTTACTTTATTCCATCATCAGTAATAACTGGGTTTACTTCAGGAATCGCTGTGATAATTGCATTAGGTCAGTTAGATAACTTTTTTCATGTTACTTCCAGTGGAGATCTGGCAATAACAAAATTTTTCTCCTATTTCACTAAGGGGTTTAACCCTGACCCGTATACTGCGGCAATAGGTATTATGGTTATAATTATTATGCTTATATGGCCCAGGAAATGGAATGAGAAAGTTCCATCCTCCCTGGCCTCTCTTATCTTTGTACTAGTATTTAATTATTTTGCAAAGTTTGATGTAGCAGTGGTAGGAGAAATTCCCAAAACACTATTTTTACAGGACAGACTGACTTTTGAAACATTAAAATCTGTTGAACTCTGGGACTTCTTTATTCCCGCATTATCTATTGCAGCCCTGGCTATGATTGAAAGTCTCCTTTGCGGGGCATCGGCAGGCAAAATGAAGCACGAAAAGCTGAACGGGGATGTAGAACTAATGGCACAAGGGGTTGGGAATATGGTGATTCCGCTGTTTGGAGGCGTGCCAGCAACTGCCGCCATAGCTAGAACCAGTGTGGCGATTAAGGCTGGTTGTGAAACCAGAGTGACAAGCATTATGCATTCAGTTGTTTTACTGCTTTCTATGTTTATTCTGGCACCAGTGATGTCAGCCATTCCCCTTTCTGCACTGTCAGGGGTGCTTATTGTAACTGCTTGGCGGATGAACGACTGGGAAAACATACATTACATATTTTCACATAAATTTAAATCTGGTATGGCAAAATTCTTTATTACCATGGGAGCTACTGTTGTTCTTGACTTAACACAGGCCATTATTATCGGGGTAGCTTTTTCTGCAGTATTGATTGTAGTCAGACTAACCGATATTGATGTAACTATTAGTGAAATTGACCAGGAGAAATTAGAACATATCGGTATAAACATACCAAGAATATCCGATAAAATCAGCGTGGCTTATTTAACGGGAACCATTTTCTTTGCAGTAGTGGATAAGCTTATAACGCAGCTGTCAGAGCTTGAAAATACCAAAGTACTTATCCTTTCCATGAGAGGTGTACCTGTTATTGATCTATCTGGCGTTCAGGGAATGATAGAACTGATAAATATATTACATGAACAGGGGACAGAAGTAATGTTTACCAGTGTCCAGCCGAAAGTACTTATAGAGATGCAGCGGGGGGTATTATAG
- a CDS encoding EAL domain-containing protein, whose product MNINNMLAAAASIAVGIIMAVTITKILTSPLKKMILTINKSDSVHPISLQKTNIRELDMLAATIERLSSTTTDTVSKISDVLDVAGRAMAIYQVYEDAGEVYITRNLFSILEETDTTLYQTGFIPANVFKAKMSRFQRYLIPNHSTGNSNVFHLERDNNSSKWIRITTIQGDNKELGLIEDITEEMLKNTKMEFERDYDILTSLLNRRAFYANVQKSFSNSRELKIAAMLSIDLDNLKFINDNCGHDYGDEYIRSMANVMNLTCRPNTILSRFGGDEFAIFMFGYESKDELRAEIIRLNIAINNKTFNMPDGTTTHLSASIGISWYPEDSASYTQLIKYADFAMYSVKKSTKGAFADFVLSDYEKASYLVGMSDYLGEFIKNKMFEYTFQPIISAKTGEIHAYEAFIRSKHPSIKNPRQLFELAKSRVELYEIERLTWNEALTAFEALNAKPSTKLFINSISDQILNSQDLSSIERNFCHLLKQVVVKVHDNGHTNIDYTKAKLDFVRLWGGEIAIGDYGTDSYDEEAFSTLSPKYLKMDISITQNLSRDKNRYKLVESIVTFAHQRKISVIAEGIEKTEDMFALTDIGVDYLQGFHICKPAPNPLQGWPLLQHRL is encoded by the coding sequence ATGAACATAAATAATATGCTGGCTGCAGCTGCCTCTATAGCTGTAGGTATTATTATGGCCGTGACTATTACTAAAATACTTACATCTCCTCTAAAGAAAATGATACTTACAATCAATAAAAGTGATTCTGTCCATCCTATTTCTTTACAGAAAACAAATATCAGGGAACTGGATATGCTTGCCGCAACCATTGAGCGACTCAGCTCAACTACAACCGATACGGTATCCAAAATATCTGATGTATTAGATGTGGCGGGCAGGGCCATGGCCATTTATCAGGTATATGAAGATGCCGGAGAGGTTTATATTACCAGAAATCTCTTTTCTATTTTAGAAGAAACGGACACAACCCTTTACCAGACAGGGTTTATTCCTGCCAATGTATTCAAAGCCAAAATGTCCAGATTTCAACGTTATCTGATTCCTAACCATTCAACAGGAAACAGCAATGTATTTCACCTGGAGCGTGATAATAATTCTTCAAAATGGATCAGGATTACCACTATACAGGGGGACAATAAGGAACTGGGTCTGATCGAGGACATCACTGAGGAAATGCTTAAAAACACAAAAATGGAATTTGAGCGGGATTATGATATTCTTACAAGCCTGTTAAACCGAAGAGCATTTTATGCAAATGTACAGAAATCCTTTTCTAATTCCAGGGAATTGAAAATTGCTGCAATGCTTTCCATTGATTTGGATAATCTAAAATTTATCAATGATAACTGCGGACATGATTATGGAGACGAATACATCCGTTCCATGGCGAATGTAATGAATTTAACCTGCAGACCCAATACGATTCTTTCAAGATTTGGCGGTGACGAGTTTGCTATATTTATGTTTGGATATGAATCAAAAGATGAACTGAGAGCAGAAATAATAAGGCTAAATATTGCTATCAACAATAAAACTTTTAATATGCCTGATGGAACCACTACTCATTTAAGCGCTTCCATAGGTATCTCCTGGTATCCAGAAGACTCTGCCTCCTATACCCAGCTCATTAAATATGCAGACTTTGCCATGTACTCTGTAAAGAAGTCCACCAAAGGAGCTTTTGCAGATTTTGTACTCAGCGATTATGAAAAGGCTTCTTATCTGGTAGGCATGTCTGATTATCTGGGAGAGTTTATAAAGAATAAAATGTTTGAGTATACGTTTCAGCCCATTATCAGTGCTAAAACCGGGGAGATTCATGCTTATGAGGCTTTTATCCGATCTAAGCATCCCTCCATTAAAAATCCTAGGCAATTATTTGAGCTGGCCAAATCCAGAGTTGAGCTTTATGAAATAGAAAGACTCACATGGAATGAAGCACTGACTGCTTTTGAAGCATTAAACGCCAAGCCTTCCACCAAACTATTTATTAACTCCATTTCTGACCAGATTCTTAACAGCCAGGATTTGAGCAGTATCGAAAGGAATTTCTGTCATCTTCTGAAACAAGTTGTAGTTAAAGTTCATGACAATGGTCACACAAATATCGATTACACCAAAGCTAAGCTGGATTTTGTCCGACTCTGGGGAGGAGAAATTGCTATAGGCGATTATGGTACAGACTCCTATGATGAAGAAGCCTTTAGCACCCTTTCACCAAAATATTTAAAAATGGATATTTCCATAACCCAGAACCTTTCACGGGACAAAAACAGATATAAACTGGTGGAAAGTATTGTTACCTTTGCTCACCAGAGGAAAATATCTGTCATTGCAGAAGGTATTGAAAAAACAGAAGATATGTTTGCCTTAACAGATATTGGTGTTGACTACTTACAGGGTTTCCATATCTGCAAACCTGCACCTAACCCCCTTCAAGGCTGGCCATTACTACAGCACAGATTGTAA
- a CDS encoding HdeD family acid-resistance protein, with protein sequence MRILTIISGIMMILTGLWCVANQGVAFAALAFVLGIAMLINGIIVAGAFIKMKKRPEGMGWVLSDALVGIILGCIVLSNQLVTDLIIVMFFGMWMLFSGSNRIVGSMTLKKQENKSWGWTMGLGVISTIAGIFSFLNASFVGIALGILIGVFFLIQGINILTFGISMPHVKRHHHLLHSDREKETQN encoded by the coding sequence GTGAGAATTTTAACAATTATTTCAGGGATAATGATGATACTGACAGGGCTTTGGTGCGTAGCTAATCAGGGGGTAGCTTTTGCAGCACTGGCTTTTGTTTTAGGCATTGCCATGCTTATAAATGGTATTATCGTAGCAGGGGCATTTATAAAAATGAAAAAAAGGCCCGAAGGCATGGGATGGGTTTTGTCTGATGCCCTGGTGGGAATAATTTTAGGTTGTATAGTACTGTCTAATCAATTAGTAACAGACTTAATCATAGTGATGTTTTTCGGTATGTGGATGCTGTTTTCGGGATCAAACCGGATTGTGGGATCAATGACTTTGAAAAAACAGGAAAATAAGTCCTGGGGATGGACTATGGGCTTAGGTGTAATTAGCACTATAGCTGGAATTTTTTCTTTCCTGAATGCTAGTTTTGTAGGGATAGCATTAGGAATTTTAATAGGGGTCTTTTTCCTGATTCAGGGAATAAATATATTGACATTTGGTATTTCTATGCCCCATGTTAAAAGACATCATCATCTTTTACATAGCGACAGAGAAAAGGAGACACAAAATTAG
- the dinB gene encoding DNA polymerase IV, with amino-acid sequence MDRTIIHCDMNGFFASVELLARPDLKNVPMAVSGNPDSRHGIILAKNELAKKYGVVTAETIWSAKKKCPDLQLVRPHHDKYKKYSQLINAVYYRYTDMVEPFSIDESWLDVSGSLKLFGSGVQIADLIRETVKRELGLTLSAGVSYNKIFAKMGSDYKKPDATTLITRDNFKELLWPMDISEMFFVGSATAAKLKRTGILTIGDLACTNKYVLQGLLGKQGGMLYDYANGLDESPVAHSYEKQKIKSVGNGITFRRNLATTGDIQTALKALSDTVSSRLRAYQMKASGIKIDIKDPYFKTISRQKQLESPTNITEEIYSSAYALLKASWTLGSPIRLLTVTGIGLVNENESEQLSFFSKNKEIREKSTSLDKTMDAIRSKFGGQSITFGGILKNDLGIDLLDENEEEQEREN; translated from the coding sequence ATGGACAGAACCATTATTCATTGTGATATGAATGGTTTTTTTGCATCAGTGGAATTGCTTGCAAGACCAGATTTAAAAAATGTCCCTATGGCGGTAAGCGGGAATCCGGACAGCAGACATGGCATCATTCTGGCTAAAAATGAACTGGCTAAAAAATATGGGGTTGTAACTGCAGAAACCATTTGGTCTGCCAAAAAAAAATGCCCTGACCTGCAGCTGGTCCGTCCCCATCATGATAAATACAAAAAATATTCTCAACTGATTAATGCTGTATATTACCGATATACAGATATGGTTGAGCCTTTTAGCATCGATGAATCCTGGCTGGATGTTTCGGGAAGTCTGAAGCTTTTTGGGAGTGGCGTTCAGATTGCTGACCTGATTCGTGAAACCGTAAAACGAGAATTAGGGCTGACACTGTCTGCGGGTGTTTCATATAATAAGATTTTTGCAAAAATGGGCAGTGATTACAAAAAACCGGATGCCACTACTTTAATAACCCGGGATAATTTTAAAGAGTTGCTCTGGCCTATGGATATTTCAGAAATGTTCTTTGTTGGTTCTGCAACGGCTGCAAAATTAAAACGAACAGGAATCTTAACTATCGGTGACCTGGCTTGTACCAATAAATATGTATTGCAGGGCCTCCTAGGAAAGCAGGGTGGTATGCTTTATGATTATGCCAACGGTCTTGACGAAAGTCCCGTTGCCCATTCTTATGAAAAGCAAAAAATTAAATCAGTTGGAAATGGTATCACTTTCAGACGGAATCTTGCGACAACTGGTGATATACAGACTGCATTAAAAGCACTATCTGACACCGTTTCCAGTCGCTTACGTGCCTATCAGATGAAAGCTTCCGGAATCAAAATAGATATTAAAGATCCTTACTTTAAAACTATTTCAAGGCAGAAACAACTAGAATCCCCAACAAACATTACGGAAGAAATATATAGCTCTGCCTATGCACTTCTAAAAGCTTCCTGGACTCTTGGCAGTCCCATTCGGCTCTTAACGGTAACGGGAATAGGTCTGGTGAATGAAAATGAATCTGAGCAGCTTAGTTTTTTTTCAAAAAATAAAGAAATCCGGGAAAAAAGTACAAGTTTAGATAAAACCATGGATGCGATTCGCAGTAAATTTGGAGGTCAGTCCATAACTTTTGGTGGAATCCTGAAAAATGATTTAGGCATAGATTTGTTAGATGAAAATGAAGAAGAACAAGAAAGGGAGAATTAA